A region from the Lutra lutra chromosome 1, mLutLut1.2, whole genome shotgun sequence genome encodes:
- the LOC125091450 gene encoding olfactory receptor 1361-like — MQGANVTSVSEFLLLGLSENPEQQQLLFILFLTMYLVTGLGNLLIILAIATDPRLHTPMYFFLANLAFVDICFTSTTIPKMLANHVSGHKGIPHAGCLTQMFFFIWFAGIDSFLLTAMAYDRYVAICHPLHYARSVTPQLCGLLVAASWTAAFGNALTHTVLLTRLSFCTHNRVPHFFCDLSPLLKLACSDTFLNNVMVYTVGALPTITPFVGILVSYTCIFATVLRIPSMRGKQKAFSTCGSHLSVVSLFYGTLIGVYFSPTSSHTAQKDTAAAVMYTVVTPMLNPFIYSLRNSDMKGALEALINRKPVFLQ, encoded by the coding sequence ATGCAAGGGGCAAATGTCACCTCTGTCTCTGAGTTCCTGCTCCTGGGACTCTCAGAGAACCCCGAGCAACAGCAGCTGCTGTTCATACTCTTCCTGACTATGTACCTGGTCACGGGACTGGGGAACCTGCTCATCATCCTGGCTATCGCCACTGACCCCCGactccacacccccatgtacttcttcctggcTAACTTGGCCTTTGTGGACATCTGCTTCacctccaccaccatccccaAGATGCTGGCCAACCACGTGTCAGGGCACAAAGGGATCCCTCATGCAGGCTGCCTGACCCAGATGTTCTTCTTCATCTGGTTTGCTGGCATCGATAGCTTCCTGCTGACCgccatggcctatgaccgctatgtggccatctgtcacCCTCTCCACTATGCCAGGTCTGTAACACCACAGCTCTGTGGCCTCCTGGTGGCTGCATCCTGGACTGCAGCCTTCGGCAATGCTCTGACCCACACGGTGTTACTGACCCGCCTCTCATTCTGCACCCACAACCGGGTGCCCCATTTCTTTTGTGACCTCAGCCCTCTGCTGAAGCTGGCCTGCTCTGACACCTTTCTCAATAATGTGATGGTGTACACCGTGGGCGCCCTACCCACTATCACTCCTTTTGTGGGCATCTTGGTCTCCTACACATGCATCTTTGCCACGGTATTGAGGATCCCCTCCATGAGAGGCAAGCAGAAGGCTTTCTCCACCTGTGGCTCTCATCTGTCTGTGGTGTCCCTGTTCTACGGGACACTCATTGGGGTTTATTTTAGCCCCACGTCCTCCCACACGGCCCAGAAGGACACAGCCGCTGCGGTGATGTACACTGTGGTCACTCCCATGCTGAACCCCTTCATCTACAGTCTACGCAACAGTGACATGAAGGGGGCCTTGGAGGCGCTCATCAACAGGAAGCCAGTTTTTCTTCAGTGA